One genomic window of Nocardioides daphniae includes the following:
- the pglX gene encoding BREX-2 system adenine-specific DNA-methyltransferase PglX: protein MGRRGARPRRARPRAAGHGFDPRRGHQPFAVAIARFRLTVAGLQAIGARSLVEAPQFAYRLAVGDALLGTHEKQLEISLGIDDEDDSVYEYDSEDLSAYQGILKPGRYHVVVGNPPYITVKDKVLKDLYRTIYPSCSGLWVLSVPFMELFFKLLLKADGRQSAGYSGQITANSFMKREFGKKPIETLLSGHDLGNPVDLTHVVDTSGAYIPGHGTPTVILVGRRRRPQTEHVRAVLGVRGEPGQPADPAHGLVWAEIRTHLDSPGHEGKYISVRDVARADFQSHPWSLSGGQATALVGLLEHGCSRFDARIVRIGFMAMSHADEQFTRPRHMRSSQRVVEAHYPDLAAGENVRDYAVSTSTMTWFPYEDQELLDTTLTEALMDLWPWRNDLAERALFGGATYRSEGRPWYAWHQVPKDVGAHAWSITFAFVATHNHFVLDRGGKVFKQSAPVIKLPESATEQDHLDLLGVLNSSTACFWLKQVSHNKGNGGIGGGIGDEDWEPRYEFTGTKLQEFPLPDTLPSARGRRLDELATTLSATSPSALLDRASDDVAALIARGQVAWHSTRARMVFEQEELDWEVYRLYGLIDDDLTYSGSWTEDERHLALGERAFETALARKVAEGAEETAWFERHSSTPRTELPEHWPADYRELVQRRLDLIASDKAIGLLERPEFKRRWATPGWHALLKDALRDAILDRLEQRDLWFDPSGAPLTRSIGELADAVRHDAFLTQCAQLLAGTDVVDLTAVLGDLLKEEPVPHLAALRYKEPGIEKYRAWQEVWELQRREDAGEQVTIPVPPKYKPTDFRAGGYWKARGKLDVPKERFISYPGVRRTGDSTPVIGWAGWDHAEQAQALAREFGQLQAMGAETDELVPLLAGLRELQPWLDQWHSDIDPRFGQSPAAVIRSMSESWAQQLGVTPAELDAWRPPAPTRGRRRAT, encoded by the coding sequence ATGGGCCGACGAGGCGCCCGCCCTCGACGTGCGCGACCGCGTGCAGCGGGCCATGGCTTCGATCCACGGCGTGGACATCAACCCTTCGCCGTCGCCATCGCCCGGTTCCGGCTCACAGTCGCCGGCCTGCAGGCCATCGGCGCCCGCTCCCTCGTCGAGGCGCCGCAGTTCGCCTACCGGCTGGCCGTTGGTGACGCCCTGCTCGGCACCCACGAGAAGCAGCTCGAGATCAGTCTCGGGATCGACGACGAGGACGACTCGGTCTACGAGTACGACTCCGAGGATCTGTCCGCCTACCAGGGCATACTCAAGCCCGGCAGGTACCACGTGGTGGTGGGCAACCCGCCTTACATCACGGTCAAGGACAAGGTCCTAAAGGACTTGTATCGGACCATCTACCCGTCCTGCTCAGGATTGTGGGTTCTCTCCGTCCCCTTCATGGAACTGTTCTTCAAACTGCTCCTCAAGGCCGACGGACGCCAGTCCGCTGGGTACAGCGGTCAGATCACCGCCAACTCCTTCATGAAGCGTGAGTTCGGCAAGAAGCCGATCGAGACTCTGCTGTCGGGCCACGACCTCGGCAACCCAGTGGATCTCACCCATGTCGTCGACACCTCCGGTGCCTACATTCCTGGTCACGGCACCCCCACCGTGATCCTGGTCGGACGCCGCCGGCGGCCGCAGACTGAGCACGTCCGGGCGGTTCTTGGCGTGCGCGGAGAACCGGGACAGCCAGCCGACCCTGCTCATGGACTGGTGTGGGCGGAGATTCGAACTCATCTGGACTCCCCTGGTCACGAGGGCAAGTACATCAGCGTTCGAGACGTAGCGCGTGCGGACTTTCAGTCACACCCTTGGTCGCTGTCAGGTGGCCAGGCCACCGCGCTGGTAGGACTTCTGGAGCACGGTTGCTCCCGCTTCGACGCGCGAATTGTGCGCATCGGCTTCATGGCCATGAGTCATGCGGACGAACAGTTCACCCGTCCCCGCCACATGCGCTCGAGTCAGCGAGTTGTCGAGGCGCACTACCCGGACCTGGCTGCGGGCGAAAACGTGCGCGATTACGCAGTCAGTACTTCAACCATGACGTGGTTTCCGTACGAAGACCAGGAACTGCTGGATACCACCCTGACAGAGGCCCTAATGGATCTCTGGCCTTGGCGTAACGATCTCGCTGAGCGAGCACTCTTCGGCGGCGCGACATACCGAAGCGAAGGCAGGCCCTGGTATGCCTGGCATCAGGTACCCAAGGACGTGGGAGCCCATGCGTGGTCCATCACCTTCGCCTTCGTCGCAACCCACAACCACTTCGTACTCGACCGCGGCGGCAAAGTCTTCAAGCAGTCCGCGCCGGTAATCAAACTGCCGGAGTCCGCAACGGAGCAGGACCACCTGGACCTGCTGGGCGTACTGAACTCGTCCACGGCGTGCTTCTGGTTGAAGCAGGTGAGTCACAACAAGGGCAACGGCGGCATCGGCGGCGGTATCGGCGATGAGGACTGGGAACCGCGATATGAGTTCACCGGCACCAAACTCCAGGAGTTCCCGCTTCCCGACACGCTGCCCAGCGCCCGGGGACGCCGCCTGGATGAACTGGCGACCACGCTCAGCGCCACCAGCCCCAGCGCACTGCTGGATCGGGCCAGCGACGACGTCGCCGCATTGATTGCTCGGGGCCAAGTCGCGTGGCACTCCACCCGCGCCCGAATGGTCTTCGAGCAGGAAGAACTTGACTGGGAGGTCTACCGGCTCTACGGATTGATCGACGACGACCTGACCTACTCCGGGTCATGGACCGAGGACGAGCGGCACCTGGCGTTGGGTGAACGGGCCTTCGAGACCGCCCTGGCACGCAAGGTCGCCGAGGGCGCCGAGGAGACGGCGTGGTTCGAGCGCCACAGTTCCACGCCACGTACCGAACTACCGGAGCACTGGCCAGCCGACTACCGCGAGCTGGTGCAGCGTCGCCTCGACCTGATCGCCTCCGACAAGGCGATCGGACTGCTGGAACGACCCGAGTTCAAGCGCCGTTGGGCGACCCCCGGCTGGCACGCGCTGCTGAAGGACGCGCTCCGCGACGCGATCCTGGACCGTCTGGAGCAGCGCGACCTGTGGTTCGACCCCTCTGGTGCGCCGTTGACCCGTTCGATCGGTGAGTTGGCCGACGCGGTCAGGCACGACGCGTTCCTCACCCAGTGCGCCCAACTCCTGGCCGGCACGGACGTTGTCGACCTGACCGCGGTGCTGGGCGACCTGCTCAAGGAGGAGCCGGTGCCGCACCTGGCGGCGCTGCGCTACAAGGAGCCCGGCATCGAGAAGTACCGGGCGTGGCAGGAGGTGTGGGAGCTGCAGCGACGCGAGGACGCCGGTGAGCAGGTCACCATCCCGGTGCCGCCCAAGTACAAGCCCACCGACTTCCGCGCAGGCGGCTACTGGAAGGCCCGCGGCAAGCTGGATGTGCCCAAGGAACGGTTCATCAGCTATCCCGGCGTGCGTCGCACCGGCGACTCGACCCCCGTCATCGGGTGGGCCGGATGGGACCACGCCGAGCAGGCGCAGGCGTTGGCGCGGGAGTT